A section of the Ovis canadensis isolate MfBH-ARS-UI-01 breed Bighorn chromosome 1, ARS-UI_OviCan_v2, whole genome shotgun sequence genome encodes:
- the DAZL gene encoding deleted in azoospermia-like, which produces MRPGCRSAGGRCPARARPVAFGPQPPGCGGAPGTRPAGLRAGPAPHAAPEGAVPALAEAGGRPGLREMASGLARPSRRTRAGRCGRRADLVLVRWRPPRRPRVGTPSSPHESAANPETPNSAVSREASTQSSSAATSQGYVLPEGKIMPNTVFVGGIDVRMDETEIRSFFARYGSVKEVKIITDRTGVSKGYGFVSFYNDVDVQKIVESQINFHGKKLKLGPAIRKQNLCAYHVQPRPLVFNPPPPPQFQSVWSNPNTETYMQPPTMMNPITQYVQAYPPYPSSPVQVITGYQLPVYNYQMPPQWPAGEQRSYVIPPAYTTINYHCNEVDTGAEVLPSECSVHEATPSSGNGPQKKSVDRSIQTVVSCLFNPENRLRNSVVTQDDYFKDKRVHHFRRSRAVLKSV; this is translated from the exons ATGAGGCCGGGCTGTCGGAGCGCCGGGGGCCGCTGCCCAGCACGTGCAAGGCCTGTGGCCTTCGGGCCGCAGCCGCCGGGGTGTGGAGGGGCGCCTGGCACCCGGCCGGCCGGACTCCGGGCGGGGCCCGCGCCCCACGCCGCCCCGGAAGGCGCGGTTCCCGCGCTTGCCGAGGCAGGCGGGCGGCCCGGCCTCCGCGAGATGGCGTCGGGCCTGGCGCGGCCCTCGAGGCGCACGCGGGCGGGGC GGTGCGGGCGCCGGGCTGACCTCGTGCTTGTGCGGTGGCGGCCGCCGCGGCGACCTCGGGTGGGGACGCCATCATCTCCTCACGAG TCTGCAGCAAATCCTGAGACTCCAAACTCAGCCGTCTCCAGAGAGGCCAGCACCCAGTCTTCTTCAGCTGCCACCAGCCAAGGCTATGTTCTGCCAGAAGGCAAAATCATGCCGAACACTGTTTTCGTTGGTGGAATTGATGTTAGG ATGGATGAAACAGAAATTAGAAGTTTCTTTGCTAGATATGGTTCAGTAAAAGAAGTGAAGATAATCACGGATCGAACTGGTGTGTCCAAAGG CTAtggatttgtttcattttataatgaCGTGGATGTGCAGAAGATAGTAGAA TCACAGATAAATTTCCATGGTAAAAAGCTGAAACTGGGCCCTGCAATCAGGAAACAAAATTTGT gTGCTTATCATGTGCAGCCACGTCCTTTGGTTTTTaatcctcctcctccaccacaaTTTCAGAGTGTCTGGAGTAATCCAAACACTGAAACTTACATGCAGCCTCCAACCATGATGAACCCTATAACTCAGTATGTTCAG GCTTATCCTCCTTATCCAAGTTCACCAGTTCAGGTTATCACTGGATATCAGCTGCCTGTTTATAATTATCAG atgccacCGCAGTGGCCTGCTGGGGAACAAAGGAGTTATGTTATTCCTCCG GCGTATACAACCATTAACTACCACTGTAATGAAGTTGATACAGGAGCTGAAGTTTTGCCCAGTGAATGTTCAGTTCATGAAGCCACTCCATCCTCTGGAAATGGCCCACAAAAG AAATCGGTGGACAGAAGCATACAGACGGTGGTATCTTGTCTATTTAATCCAGAGAATAGACTGAGAAACTCCGTTGTCACTCAAGACGACTACTTCAag gaTAAAAGAGTTCATCACTTTAGAAGAAGTCGGGCAGTGCTTAAGTCTGTTTGA